From Arachis hypogaea cultivar Tifrunner chromosome 3, arahy.Tifrunner.gnm2.J5K5, whole genome shotgun sequence:
gacattaaagtctttatattataaatatgtaataaacataatcataaaccaaattttttgaaacaaaataataaaactaacattgtccaaaatagaataaatattgtccaaaatatataattaaacatctacaAGTTTAGAACATAATCAATCAAAcgtaaaacataatccaaaatactaAATTAGAATATATTCAGAAGAAACTTAAATCCGGCGGGAAAGCCCGCCTTGCCCCCACCAAAGCCCACGGTTTAAGCCTTTTGATGTGTGGCGGTCTCAATTTTTCAACCCGGCTTGCCTTTTTTGGCGAATTACGCGAGCCAGCGCGGCGGATTTagacccgtttgccacccctagccAAGTCACCTTTCTAGTAACAAAAATAGGCGAAGAGGCCAACTTGAGTCGCACCTTAAAATTTCATGGTACAATGTGAGCCAATTAGAAATTAGAAGGCTAAATTGAGTCGATGACCAAATTTCAAGGACCATTTTAAATATTATCTCTATACCATCACtaagttttatatataaaatgttttttttatcaTACTTGTAAAACATCATAGTTAAAATCTAGTTTCTAAAACCGttgtgaaaatatatatttaataatttgatACTATAgtcacattttaaaatatttttttattatttacaaatttaaaaatttagaagctCCTGATAATTTATTCGTCATATGTCATCGAGCAAATTTGAGATGTTTATTAATTGAGAATAAAATTGAAGTATACATGTAAACTGTGAATCATGAcacaataaaattgattttttcatGTGCCAGATGACAAATTCAacgttttgaaaattaatttgagagTTAAAATTATCATTCAAAGTAAATTTTTCTATGGAGAGCAGCCCATAAAAAATTACATGTACTCAATTTAATCAACTAGATGTGCCGAAGATGCAGAAATGGCAACGAAACAATTCTTTACGCCTTGGTGCAATGTAGTCTTGTTCCTGAAATTTggtcttccttttcttttgtGTATGTTATAGTGCAAAATGAAACCATGGAGTTTGCAATCTGATAGCAAACAGCAAATAAAGATATTGAAAGAGAACAATCTTTTATGACTCTTTGCATCTATGTGTGGACATCGTGAAATACGAAAAATTTGGAAATTTTTAAAGGTAAAAAGCTGacgatatcaataattattaaaacaataaaaaaactcCAACAAAAAATAACTCAAATTATAGAACATCATTCTTTGTAAATCCcctatttcttttccttttgagaGTGTTTAGTGTTTGGCAAAGTGGGAGATCTCCTTTTTTTCTCTTTGTCCTTATAATGGATAGAGTATTTCTTTTTTACAAAACAATGCGATTACACATCTttggagaaaaaaaaattgaatataacaATTAATCCAAATATCGTACTTCGGTCAATATAGTTGGGGCCTAAAAGTCTAAAAAACTAACCGTTAGAAGGCGTATAGCAATGGAACAAAAATTCATTGCATACAAAAACTCACTTATATTTCTAGATTACTTCAATTTTCCACTTCAAAAACCTTCTGTCACTAAAAAACATCTTCTAGATATTACCCAAAAAAAAGGAAGGTTGAATACAGAAAATTGCTATATGCATGTTACAAAATTGGCAGTGCTATTCTTTGGGTTCTGAACTCCTGATGTTGAAGTATCAACACATGGATTACGAACCACCAAATACCTGTAAAGGGTATAGTAGACATTAAGCTACGGCCTAAATAAACGAAACAGAGACACCAAAACATGAATTATTTAGTTATAAATCAAAATCACATTGATTCTTACAGCATCCAGTATATCATCAGAGAGTCCAGGTTTACTTTCTTTAGCATTATAAGTTATCGGCTTCGTTTGGGGGAAATGGCGGATCACTTTTGCGACTTGTCCAGAGTCTTGTTGAATCTTCTGCTTCTGGTGAGGCCAAATGAAATGGAATCATTTGAAATTACAGATCATGGGGTGTATGacaaagaaaataataaacttCCAGAAGTACGTCGTACTTTACAAATAAAGATGAAGGATAAGAAAAGTAACTTGCTACATCAATAATCcaaaataaagttttaaattaCAAATGAAAATCATAGCCAGATTATAGATCTACCCTAATTTTATGGAGTTAAATAGCAGTATAGTACACGTAAAGATaagttataaaattcaaaatgcaaAGCCATGCAACGGATCCAAAAAATAGTATGCTGTGAATAACAGGGATTCAAACATTGGAATTTCATacttgtaaaatattttaaaccatctgaaattaaattaattaaaaatcataaattGTCTGAAATATCATAGGCATAGTAGCATTAAAGGCTAGAATTAAATAATAGAAATTTTAGTCAGCACAAtgagtatatatataaaagatgttCTGAGCCCATCAAAACCTAAGTGTTTCAAATTTGTCTTGCAAGGTGCAAGTGCAACCAACATCTAAGATTTTCCGTAGTTTTCAAATCcaatatcatttttaaaaaaataattaaaaaattggcTTATCCCAAGATAACACTGCAATCGAAACATAAATGACAGAAAATGTGGCATGGCAATCATTTgctggagaaaaaaaaaagaatgttgGTATGTCGCTCCCTAAACATTTATAGAATAGATTGACATCCCTATTCCCTAGTCACTACTACTTCGGAAGGAGAAAGTCTTCATGGatctaaaagtaaaatataacTATCATATGTCATCTCCAGAAGTAAAAGACATGTAATGAATAATCTATTTTAGTTGAAGATCCAAAAGGGTATGTGTGTCAATAGAAAgccaaagaaagaagaaaatgctGGATTATGGTCTTGCCAAAATCTCCACCTACAACGGCTATACAGATAAAACCTTAAGAATTGGATAGTAAAGGGTGGTTTCTTTTACAATTCTTTAACATTGTTGCAAAGAACTTTAATTACAAGCCAAATGAGTAAAACAAACATGAAATCATAAATTGGGAAATCTAAGTGAAAAAACAATAGTTTTTATCAACATATAGCCAACAATGCCATTTTTACTCTCCTTTCAAAAAGGAGAGGAGACGCACCTCGTTATTCggtttccttatttttatttatgttagatTGTTGACTATGTAGCATGACTCTTTCAAGTTAGTTCCAGTTGTAAACTTCATTGCTTGCTCAATTTAAAGCACCAACTATCGGACAacctttttaatatattttatgctGGTCATTTTCTCAATAGTCGAAGCCAATTAACCAACATAAGGTATTGGAAGCAACAATTTAAgaggaaataaattaataatttcctTATGGAAATCTTCAGTTACTCTTCTACCAAAAAATAGTATACGACAAACTAAGGCAGACGGGTGAgtcttttaataaataaatattcgaGACAAGAacatatttcttttttatttttattttatcctctTTTTTGCTAGTGCGATTGTTCACCAATCAGTTTTTAAGCAGCATATAAGTTTTTTCTTGTCAGACAAATACTTATGCAAATGCACCCTTCAAAATTGTATTCAATAGAACCTGGACAAGATAGAGTACCTTCTTTAGCCTCTCCTCTATTGCATTCAAAGCACGTGACTTATCGACTTTGGAAAGATATAAGTCCCTCTCTCTCTTGGCAGCAGAAAGTTCTAAAGCTATCTTTTGCTCCCGAATAGCTTTCTTTAGTGCTGTTGTAACAAGACTTGTTTAAGCTTTGACTAAACAAAAACAAGATACGTTAACCAAAAAATGAAAACAGGATAGGGATGTATAGTCCTACCTAGTTCTTCAGTGAGATCATCCCACTTGAATTTACTTAGGTATTTAATATTCCAAAGGTCATAGTAGAATGATGACCTCTTCTTCCCCCCTGAACATAGAGCATGGAGTTATGCAAATCACAAAATTGAAACTTGACAACCAAATCTATGAGGAATAAACCACTCAATGAATAGTCCTGCTAGGCTGCTACTACAAATGAACACCAGAATGAACACACCACACTATTTATTCCCTGTATATTTACACTGaaagaaatttaattataaagaGACTTATAAAAGCAGGAGTATAAGATGTCCTCCATAAAGTGGACAACAGAAGCCCAATTTCTATGACCTAAGGACTCTGATCTAAGCATGATCTAAGAATATGTATAATTGTATCTTGACCTCCTTTCTTTTTCCACCTTATTAAGCTAATTCCCAAAAAGGTTGATAGGACAAGCCTTTATAGGACAATACTCCCAATTCCATAGAAAGTAAATAATAATTCCACTACTACCTACTATAGGTAAAACTAAGCACCATATATAATAGAATGGATGTGATGTAACGAATCTGATATTATAGAATCAATGGGAAGTCATTACGATTTTCCATTTGAGAATCAAGAACAAAGAGCCAGCACAACTCAAATTCATATATATGTACCTATTTGTTCACCATTCAACATATTGGCAACCCTCTTTGCTAGACTTTTATTCTTGAATTCAACCCATCTACACAGTTACAGAGAAAGATCCAATGGTCAACTCCTACCAACATAAAACAATTAACATTTATATACCTATTTTTAGTTCTGAGAAAAAggtaaagattaaaaaaaaaaagaaattcccCCAGAGGATCAGACCacaaatgatgcacagaaaatcTCACTACACTTTGAAATCATCTACACAAACATTTGAACTCAACAAAACTAAGCTCATCAAAATACGCTACTTTTCAAGAGTGTTTGGTATGGTCTGGTCTTCACCATTTTCTTAAACCAAAGAGCCGTTAGTATGTTATGAGCTATTTAGTATCTTCCCAAAATCTATAAGTGGagggttttttgttattttcgaaaaagaaaacaaataccCTTCTGAATATGCTTGGTCTCGTGCACGCCGTGACCGTTTAGTTGAGACTGGAGCACTAGAATctgcaaaatcaaaataaaaatgctgCAAGTATTAGGGcgttttaatttcattatttcaaAATTTGAGAAAAACAAGTGAAAATATGAATTAAAGACCTTCAGGGGCAAGAAAGATGCGTTGTACGTCTCCGAATTGAGATAGAATGTGACGAAGCTTGACGTGGTCCATGTGAGGAGGGATCCGACTCAGATAGCAAACGCCTCGCTTGTCCGCCTTCTCTGCTTCCTTTAACAATcttttcttcttatctttcaatTTTGATTCTGAGCCATTAGGTTCATTCAAGCATGTTCCTGTTGCTACTACCTCTGCATCATTCTCTgcattttcttcttcctctgcaacttcCATAGGcttctcattcttctttttcaatttagatATGACGCAATTAGGTTCGTCTGGTGGTGAGGTGTACGTCGTCGTTGAAACGTTGTTATTCACCTCTGTACCGATCTCAGTGTTTTCATTTTCCTCTATAACTTTTgccctctttttctttcttttggtctTGTTTATTTGGTGAAATGCAGCAACTTCTTGTTCTTGTACTGCGGTGTGTTGAAGAGCCTTGGTCTCCTCGACCTTCTTCACAGAGGTTGTATCAGCAGCATGGTTTTGAGAACAGGACCAGATATCAAACTATCAAGCTAATGGTTCCGAGATTTGGTCCAACCAATTGAACTTGGGTCCAACCAGATTCAACCAGGtcataataaagaaaaataaagaacaacgGCTTTAACCAAGTAAAAACAGTTTTAGTAAGAAAAAACACAACAGACCATAAATAAGGAGacaaaaatatgatataatataatttttaaactcATAAAATGCTCTAATCATCaacgaaaacaaaaggaaaaacacAATAGATCATTAAAAGGAGactaaaatacaatataaataagttataaaatcataaaatgtaTAATCATCAACCAAAGTCTCATGTCTCAATTCCTGATTTCTAAATTCTAAACATCATAAACATTACAACAAAACAAAGAACACAAATAGTACAAGTGCACAAATTCATCATCTCCATCATTATGATGTATGACTAGAAGATTCAAAAGATTCACCATAAAGTGTACTAGCATCAATCTCAAACATGTTCCCAATCATTTTAGGTACTTCTCCAATATGTTGAGGCTATAATACAATTCCAATTCAAAAAAGAaacaatataattaataaaataaagaataaatggtCCAAACGAATGATATTGGAAACATGTTTGCGTATGAGAATTCTTGTTTCTCATCATAAGTAACTAAACACAGATAATAAACAACTTTGTAACACCTTCAACAACACATATATATAGCTTTCCTTGGGAGTTAATTTCAACAATTCaaccttttttattatataattctaCTTAGCTTTAGATTACAACATAGAAGCGGTGTCATTGTCTATATGGTTTAGAGTAAATGGTTCTTAACGGACCCTTTCTCGCCAAGCTTTATAAAGCAAGCTTTCAGAGAAGAGTAAGAAGGACCTTCCTTTTCTCCTGTGGAACGACACAGAAAGTAAACGGCAGCTGGTAACTCCATGAAACTTTAATGATAAATTTCCTAAGGGTCTGTTGGTGTATAATTGCAGGAAATTTAGGGATAGTTTAGGAATTAGACAAAATAAGAGAGCCAAAAGAATGAGTGGTCCCTCGGGAGTCTAACTAACTTGTAAGTGAAGTTCGATGCCAAGGATGTTTGCAGTGCAGATTAGATCAGTTTTTTTTAAGGGGAAAAAAACCATCCAATCCAATCAATTGATGCATTAAACCATCTATTCGGTTTTTTTTAGCTCCCCATAGCTCcccaaccgaaccgaaccaaactGAACTGGAACAGATTTGATCAGTTTGGTATTCTGGCCAAGACAGAAATACAAAgtaaatttaaatatctaatacCTGACGACAATGAAACATCATGAACAGATGCATACATTCTAGTATTCAACAATTTCATGTCAAAGCTAAGACTTAAAGCATGAATGCCAAACTTCTAGAAATTAAAATCTGCATTTGACTTGAAGCAAATTAAAATTGGCATTTGAACTGATATATTtcttacaaaatggaaatgaaatcaTACACTTCTGAGCAACCAAAATTAAAACTGGATTTGACATAAAGCACATTTAAATTCAAATACTTCTCAGCAATCCAAATCCAGAACAGAACACCACACAATCATAAAACAAAACAACGTAATAATAACAAAATTACCCGAAACATCTTCATTGTAGGACTGTAACTGAGAAACAACACCGAAGATGGCGACCAAAACGTGCACGACTGGGAAAGTGAAGAGACGAGCTTCTTGATTATAAAATATCCACAGGTGCTTCTTGATTAATCCTATCGACCATAAACAATCAGTCAGCAATAACAAAAACAATTAGCTCATCAAGCAAGCCAGCATTAACAAACAttgcaaaaaatttaataattccaAGAACTAATTAACTCAGCAAGCAAGCCAGCAGTAACAAACGTTGCAAAAAAACTTAATAATCCCAACAAAAAAACAATTGACTCAGCAAGCAAGCCAACAGTAACAAACATTGCAAAACAAATTAATAATCCCAACAAGAAACAATTAACTCAGCGTGAAAGCCAGCagtaacaaattcaaaaaatttaataaacgcAGCAAGAAACAATTGActcaattaagaaaaaaa
This genomic window contains:
- the LOC112789680 gene encoding pre-rRNA-processing protein ESF2 isoform X1 gives rise to the protein MKMFRKVEETKALQHTAVQEQEVAAFHQINKTKRKKKRAKVIEENENTEIGTEVNNNVSTTTYTSPPDEPNCVISKLKKKNEKPMEVAEEEENAENDAEVVATGTCLNEPNGSESKLKDKKKRLLKEAEKADKRGVCYLSRIPPHMDHVKLRHILSQFGDVQRIFLAPEDSSAPVSTKRSRRARDQAYSEGWVEFKNKSLAKRVANMLNGEQIGGKKRSSFYYDLWNIKYLSKFKWDDLTEELALKKAIREQKIALELSAAKRERDLYLSKVDKSRALNAIEERLKKKQKIQQDSGQVAKVIRHFPQTKPITYNAKESKPGLSDDILDAVFGGS
- the LOC112789680 gene encoding pre-rRNA-processing protein ESF2 isoform X3; translation: MEVAEEEENAENDAEVVATGTCLNEPNGSESKLKDKKKRLLKEAEKADKRGVCYLSRIPPHMDHVKLRHILSQFGDVQRIFLAPEDSSAPVSTKRSRRARDQAYSEGWVEFKNKSLAKRVANMLNGEQIGGKKRSSFYYDLWNIKYLSKFKWDDLTEELALKKAIREQKIALELSAAKRERDLYLSKVDKSRALNAIEERLKKKQKIQQDSGQVAKVIRHFPQTKPITYNAKESKPGLSDDILDAVFGGS
- the LOC112789680 gene encoding pre-rRNA-processing protein ESF2 isoform X2, coding for MKMFRVEETKALQHTAVQEQEVAAFHQINKTKRKKKRAKVIEENENTEIGTEVNNNVSTTTYTSPPDEPNCVISKLKKKNEKPMEVAEEEENAENDAEVVATGTCLNEPNGSESKLKDKKKRLLKEAEKADKRGVCYLSRIPPHMDHVKLRHILSQFGDVQRIFLAPEDSSAPVSTKRSRRARDQAYSEGWVEFKNKSLAKRVANMLNGEQIGGKKRSSFYYDLWNIKYLSKFKWDDLTEELALKKAIREQKIALELSAAKRERDLYLSKVDKSRALNAIEERLKKKQKIQQDSGQVAKVIRHFPQTKPITYNAKESKPGLSDDILDAVFGGS